The window TGGTAGTTATTTTCATGTATATCACTTCCCATGTAGGCATTTTCACCTAATATGtcaatcaaatcttttgattgtaaagaataaaatataatttgcAAGCAAGAGGAGTaggagtagtagtagtagtagaggGACTTAGTAGTGTGTAGAAAGGAGGAGAATCAGCTCAATTTGAACTGAGCATGTAGCAAAACAAACCACTTTTGTTTTCTtagcttccaaacatagccttaaaggtgagggtgagggtgagggtgagggtgGTTGTGGTGATGGAGGAGGAAGACTGGAGGGGACGGCTCTCCTTTTCTTTACCGactatttatatatatgatatGATAAGTTGATAATATTCCGAAATCCGTAGGAGATTGATAGGACTTTGTCTTGTGGGGCCACGTGAATCTGACGTGGCTGGAATCCCCGACCGTAAGCATCTAATGACGAATCCTCTCTGCCGCCACATCCGACGGTTTCTGTTGGTTGCCACTCTGTGCTGCatctgcaccaccaccaccacccttttctctcttctcttcttcttctcttcttcttcgcttctcttctcccctttctttgctttcttttatATGACTTTTTCGTTCTGAGTCTAATTTCAGAGAGGAGAAAGTTAACGAAGAGAGAAGCTCTATGCATGAAGGggatatgtaaaaaaaaattctgaagaAGGGCAATTCGGTAATAATGAGAAATAGCAAACCATCGTTATTCCatgcaaaaaaaaagggggccgGGAACTGACCGGAGAAAAGGTACATTCGATCGTGACCATTCCACACCACACCACCAAGACacaactttttcttttggttatctTAATCAAATTGTTTTCTAATTctaatttttataatgaaattaataaaataaaaatccttgATGTTAGGGTTTCCTTCCTTCATCTATCATGGCCCCCCGGCCCCTTCTTctttagtctctctctctctctctctctctcccccacttTCGATGCATGAGGATGAGGGGGAGAGGAGCCATTGAGCTAAGCCACTCCACTAACAACCTCTTTTTTGCTAAGCACAGCACCAAAAAGCATCACAAAGAAGCTTACAGGTTAAGAAACTtcctccacacacacacacacacacacacacacacacacctcaaaaccctaaaaaataataaaacaaaaagagagaaagggagagaaagagagagagagagagaacaagaacataattaaataaaaagccCCCTCTCCTTTAACTTTCCTTCCCCGCCTCtcgttctttctctctctctctctgcaactccCCTTGTTGATGTGATTCTCCACCATAACTCCAAAAACCTATCAACCCtttacaaaagagaaagaacatcAAAAACCATGGTTTTTTCTTCGGTTCCGGTCTATCTAGATCCACCCAACTGGCAGCAGGTAAcgtttcttcaatttctttccttccataGCTTCTTCATCAAAAAAGCATAAATTCAAAGATAAATATTCTCACAcccttttcctctctcttttctttctctttccctttgctGAATATACTACCAGATATTGTTgatttctcacttttctttatattttgtttttttttttttttttttttcctcttcagcAGAACCCAAATCATCAACATGGAAGCAGTAGTGAGAATCATCAGCTTCCCCAACCTCCGCCGCCTCCTTCTGGTGGaggcggcggcggtggtgggGGTTCAATCAGACCCAATTCGATGGCAGATCGTGCTCGGATGGCTAAATTACCACAACCTGAGGCAGCTTTACAATGTCCACGATGTGAATCAACCAATACAAAGTTTTGTTACTTCAATAATTACAGCCTCACGCAACCTCGCCACTTCTGCAAGACTTGTCGACGTTATTGGACTAGAGGGGGTGCTCTTAGGAACGTTCCGGTGGGTGGAGGTTGCCGAAGGAACAAAAGAAGCAAAGGAAGTAGTTCAAAATCTCCGGCGACTTCCGATCGTCAAACTAGTTCTGGTAACACAAGTGCAATCGCTTCCAATAGCTGCACCACTGATATGATGGGCCATATTTCTTCATCACTACCTCCTCCACAGTTGCCATTCATGGCTTCTTTACAACATTACTCCGATTATGGTGCAGGAGACATTGGTCTCAATTTTGGTGGAATTCAACCACCACTGGCTGCATCAGGTGGTGGTAGTGGAAGTGGTGACATGGAGTTCCATATAGGAAACAATTCAGGCGGaggcggcggcggtggtggtggcaccATTTTATCAGGAGGAGCTACCGATCAGTGGAGACTACAGCAAGTACAGCAATTCCCTTTCTTAAGTGGGTTGGAGCCTCCATCAGGTCTATACCCATTTGATGGTGAAGCACCAGCTTATGCCGGGGGAGCAGCAGCAGCTCAGCTTCGGTTAAGGCCACCGTCGGGATCCAccggtgatggtggtggtgttaCACAGTTTGCTTCAGTTAAAATGGAAGAAAATCGAGGGTTGAATTTATCAAGACAGTTTTTGGGTGTTCCTGGAAGTGATCAGTACTGGGGTGGTGGCAATGCATGGACAGATCTTTCTGGtttcaactcttcttcttccaccaaCCATCTCTGATAAACTCGAAACTCAAAaaagcttcatcttcttcttctctttaaattaattaattaattaattaatcactGCAGCTTCAACTAAAGAAAAACCAGCACAACACTTGGAAGAAGCTCCATCCCCAAGCTTCCTTAACTTGATGACATGCACTTCCAAGTTCACAACAAGATCAGAGGAGGGAGTCTCTTCAAGTTGTTCATGATGTGATGAAATGAATTGAAGAACCTAGCTAGCTAGAAATGGTAGGTTTCTTGTTTTTCAGTAGAAATGGTAGAGCTaggtttctttgtttttgtcttaattttccatctttctttctttcttttttagtgtattCTATTGGTGTGTTTACAGAAGTGGGTTCGTGTATTGAGTTCTTGGGAGTTTGATATCTCTGACATGAAGGGAAGGGCTAGTTGTTAAGTTAGAATCGATCAAAAGCTAGCACTGTAATGAGTGATTTCAATTTTCGAATTATCTTTCCATAACTTCATCATATCTTTTATCTCTTATACCTTCTTCTGTTCACATTTACAATTACTTACTCCAGTTGCATAAAATGTTAGCTAAAACTGAAAGGGGCCATGGCCATGCAGTGGAAGTGGAAGTGGAAGTGGCTTATGTCATACAGTCCAAACTAGGAAGCAAATTGTAATAAAATTTTGTGGGagtttcttgtcttcttctgcTTTGAACACTGTTGTTTTGGTAGAATAACTTTACTGCTGTAGTCTGAGAATTGTTAGTAAATTAAACAACTTTTCATCTGCCTAGCTAGTTCCAATGCAGTTGAACAGTTTCAGGCATTGTCATCTTCAAAATTGGAAACCTAGAGAGatcttgttttccttttctagaCCAAGTGGAATGAATGGCTGTCCAGCTTCTATCATGGAAGGAACAGAGAAGTTTGTACTATATATAGCTCCTACTATTCTACTCTCTTTCTCTACAGATAGCCATGTACTCGCGAAGAGGAAGAGGACGACTATGTAGATTTGTAGCTCCAGACTTGGTTTTGCATACTAGCAAGGTGAAATAGAATTAGTAGTGTTGGGGATAACCCTCCAAGTACATTGGGTTATACATATTGGATTATTGCTTTCGTTTGGAATCCAACAATCTTCCCCTTGACACGGAGGTATACATGGGAATCGAAATCTTCCCCACAGGTAGGAGTTGCCACATccgagctctgataccacttgttaggtaGATGATATCTACCGAGGAAACTAGATAGATGATAAGATCAATAGGAAGTATTTTTTATACCCATTCTAATTAGCTTCACCTAAAATAGTTGTCTTTGGATCTCCCACCTGTTTTTGTTATGCATGCAATTAAGTTTGTGCTTAGATTTTGTGTgtgaacgagagagagagagagagagagagagagagagagattaatgaTTTTGCAATAATAATGATTTtgttggttatttgggggagtaagagagggagaagaaaggaTGGGGATCGAGAACAAATCTgaagaaattttataaaaagcCAAAATCCCACTCAAAACCATGCAATCAAAGACACACCACCTAAGTACGAATTATTCTCGAATTTCGTTAGAGCAGACTTAAAGATCAGGAGGTATGACCACCATCGATATCATCAGAATCagagaatcaaaagaagaagaagaagaagcagaaggacCATAGAATAtttctgatatatatatatatatatatatattcttctgATGATCTGACCAGCTGAGAGTCTCAAACATGAGTTCTGTCTGACTCTTCCTCCTCTGGCTGCTGTAACAACAACAGTCTTCTTTGTTCCTATTATTTTGGCTCGGTTTTGATTTGGTTGCACTATATATGTTTCCCTTGTAACAGAAATAATGTATTTCTTTGATTCTATCCAGACCCATTTTaaagaaaaagcaaaacaaacaaaaaagaagaaagaaagaaagaaagaaagaaacagtaGCAATTTGGATTCAATTTgaatcctctactgtcgagctgccagGCATGACCGTGCTGCTCAGACACGATGTTCcatgcaatgtccgccttacccctgcccaaatgccttacCCGAGTGGAGGGGGTAAGGCGCCAAACAGTAGTAATAGTGTCTCGATGTGTGGGACTGATCGATGTCTGTCTAAATCTTACAAAGTAGCTACCTAATTGTTAATTTTGATGGGAAGATTAAAATATAGTGTTCAAATCCAAGTAAATCCATGTCATATGGTCCAACCAAGTGATCTTCTCGAAAGAAAGGAATCTGGGTTTCGGATTTTGCTTTTGCAAGGACCAAggcgtcgtcgtcgtcgtcctagtaagaaagaaaaaataaagcaatCAAAAtcattaagaagaagaagaaccatcaGAAAAAAGcgcacactctctctctctcactctgaaTGTGTTGGTGTTGGTGTGTAAGTAAGTAACCGGAagacaacaacaagaagaaaaccagTCATGGGTTTTGACGGATAGTACAGTTATAGTAATCCCGAAATTGACGATGATatcatttgagagagagagagagatctcggTGATGATGAAAcgaagaagacaaggaaaaaaagggtaaagaaaAATGATGATTGATGATTGTGGTGGTTGTTTATGGTTATACGAACAActagaaaggaagaaagaaagaaggagaggagaagaaagaatggCTGGCTCGGAAATCCAAGCAACTTCCATCCAAATGTCTGTTCATGAGTCATTAAAATGTTATTGATTCGGAttccattccccccccccccccccacacacttgGATCGATAGGCGTGAGATGTTCTCTCTGTTTCCACTGCAGCTTTCGCTTTTGAGACGTCTTTGTTCCACTTCCACTCTTCACCATtccagtttcaactttcaactttgaacaactttctctctctctctctctctccttctctagtTCCCTCACTCCCTCTCTCGATGACTGtaacacaagaaaaaaaaaaaagaaagcaaagagggaaagagaccCAGATACATGGAACGAATTGAACGAACGAACGATAGATAGATAGATTCCACACAAttctattctttatttattgtatCTCACATGTGAATAATAATCCGCAACGAAGACTTATAAGGACTTGGGCATCCTTTTTTTAGTGCGGATAATATCCTTGTAAAAGTACCGTCTAAGGCCCTCCAAAGCTAATCACTTAAAACTCAACAGCCAGTTTTAAGGATgagtctctttctttctctagagaaaataaaaaaaataaagatttataAGGACTTGGGCATCGTCTTTGCAACGGCTAATTTTTAAATATGAGTTCTACTCAAGTCCTTAACAAATACATAATCATGCgaatttatttacttataatttgCTACAGCTGAATTAAATGTCTTGCGTACCCTTAAGATTTGTGGGTTATAATTATTAAGATTTTTCTTCCTCAAAACGCGTTAACACACTACACTAATGGACTGGTTTAGTTCCAAATCTAATTAGAGAATCTTCTCTTAATTAACTTTTTGATTGTTCAAACGCCGCTAATTAAGATAGAATACATGCTTTTTGGAAGACGAGGAGGCCCCATATCCCATTGGACCCATTGGAATGGGCCTGAGGTTTATTTTCATGTCTCTCTTTTTCCTGTCTTGTGGGTCCTCTCTgcttcttttcctcctcttgGATTAACCACTCAAATATAAACTTCTGTTTTAGGTTCAACCCTAATTCGAGCTTTCCCATTACTTACAAGGAAATTTGCGTAGTAGCTATTAAGATCACATCATGGTAGTACATTAGTGTTGGTAGGATCATGGTTAACAAATTTGTGAATATTTTGTTACAAACAAAATTAATTTGCTAATAATTCTATTTAAGATTTGCGCCTAATTTGAGAAATTAATAATTCGATCAAAATATTGAAGTCATTACAAAACTTCATTAATAGAAATGTTTAAAGAACTATCCAATTTTTTGCTCTCAAAACTTTGAAATGTAGAGGTTTGGTAGTCAAAAattaatctgtttttttttttttaaatagaataAAATCCTTTTGACAAAATTTGCCTGCTTTCTTCAACTTTGCAAATAAAGCTGGATTTTGTATgctctaaattttttttgaattcacATTAGCCAAATATCTGTTTAATAgttcatttctttttcaaagATTCAATCTCACTTTAAGAAAATTTGCAAAGGGTGTCATGGCATACTCCCATGCCCATTTTACCCTGATGACCAAACATTGACTAGTAGATGTCTATCATGGTTTGTAATCTTAGGATCAGTCAAGGTCAATATCAATCCGGACTGGTAAAAATTGATCAGGATCGGTCAAAAGTGCTCAAAAACTATTCATAtctgtaataataataataataaataaataaaaagtagaAATGTTATGCATTCAGCCTAAAGTTAAAACAGACACATCTTGTAAGCCAAATCACAAATATAAatgaaaaatcttcaaaaagaAAGATGTAAAAAAcctcaaaaattcaaaaaaataattcaaaccTTGCTCTTGTATCGAATCAGATCAGGCGATCGACTGATCCATTTATTTGTTCAAGGATTGTTCATATCTCGGGATTGGTCATGACTGATACCGATCCTGACACAGTAAGAAACTGGGGGGTTAGATCTCATTCTAACGCCAACGAATCTTGAATCCACAAGTAGAGAAAACTGGAAGACTTCTTCTATTCAAAATGTAAGTTGCTTACAAAGGAAAATTCGATTGCCTTACATAGAGAGGCTTTCTTTACACAAGAAGGAAACAAAAGTTCAAACTCCAGAATTCAaactcaaatttcaaaattttggcagaCTGTTTCGCCTTCAAAACGTGTATAAAGGGTCAAAAAAAGCATATATCAGCGTTGAAGCCGCTATCACCTAAAGAGTCAACGAGATCTTTGATTCGATAAATATATTTCACCTTATGTTGCTTAATACTTATGACCAGTTCGGGTGGATTTCTACTGATCCAATTGGTTCAAGAACTCATCCAATATCTCCTTTACATCAGATCTAATCTGATTGGATCGACTAATCTCATCCTAAGATTAAGAATCATGATGCCTATGCCTATATCCAAGTTCCTTATATTACATTCAATTATGATGAATctccttttaccaaaaaagttTCTCCAAAAATAGGGCGCTCCTAAAAAGGAATTctgataagaaaataaaattcttggaTTTATGTGGAAAAGGTGGGATTCTTAACTGATGATGATTTTAAGGGATACGAATTATGGGAATACATGGAGTGGTTGATTGATTGTTTGTGCTGGTAAATTATTTCAGTTTTGTAAATTCATGATTGTGAGAGATTGATTCtgtgttttgtttgtttctgaTCAACTAACTCATTCGTGGGTTCATTACATCACCTACCACTACACGTACTATAGAGAGCACTAAAGCACCTTCACTTCatttcacttcacttcactTCACTTCACTTCACTAGTAGGATCACCACATAAAAACTTTATATTATtcatttattatattataaaatatactTCCCATGCTAAAGCCATAACGTCCACGTGTTGTAAATTTATacgatagatagagagagatatttcCTTATTCTTTTATGATCTTTGTgcttttcaaagaaaaaaacagattaATGGATTGGAGTctattcaaattttttaaattatatatgaatttgcgtgggagagagagagagaaaagaaaattagcTTAGTCCAAGTAAAAAAGAAGGTGGTCAAAGATAATCAATGCTATCGAGTCAAACTGAGAGTATAGAATAAGAATAGTCTTtgggtttttgtttcctttttgtcGTGTCAGCAGGACTCATGAAGTGCAAAACCCATACCCATCACAATCATCAATTAGTTTTTACAGAGGGAGGGTGAGAAAGCAAAGACACCCTTGTAAGTTGGGGTGTAAATTTGGAATTTTCAGCCACGGGCCGGCCGGGCCTAGGCTGAAGTCTTGGGTTGAGTATGGCTTCCTAGCTCAGcacggatcatgtccttgttCAAGTATCGTTCAAGTCTTTTCAGGTCTATTGTGAACTCAcaggaggagtggattccatgtgactaGCCTTGGAAGGCCTTGTGGGTTCACAGTGGATTCTATGTAACTAGCCCTGGAAGGCCTTGGATGATGGTATTTGTATAAGGACATAATCTGGTCTCTAGTTCTCTACCCAACCTAGTCCAACACGGATTTTgtataattattaaatattattttaaggCTTTAAACTTTAAGGATTATTTTTAAGAATgcgatgttgatgatatttttttttttttttagtgcatATAAAGATacaaatggcaaaaaagaaTTGGCCAGCCAAGGTAAATCATGAGCAGCCCATCCTTGCAAAAATCGGAGTCCATCAGACCCAACCCAACCTGGCCTGATCTGAGTTAATCAGAGTTGGGCTGGACTAAGCCCAGCAAGGTTGGGCCTGGattgagataactcaacccgaGCTCATGACCAGGTTGGGTTTGGATTGTACTGGGGTTTTAAAAACACCCGGACAACCCTGATTAATCTCTACTAGTAAGCATAGGTCCATTACAAGGGTTGCACAAAATGCATGTACTAGTGCACTCCTCTCCCTCTAAAAGCTGTTagccattaaggagagggtACCCGAGAATCTCTAAGCCTTCAAATCTAATGTGggattaattattatttttacgTGAAACCCCAAGCTTTTAAGGGTGAATTCTACTTGAGTCTGAACAAGTGGAGTATCAAAGATAGGGTGTGGTAACTCCAGTATGCCTCCACGCGAGGACAACCACATGTGTTCCTGCATGCAGGAGGAGATTCCCAACATTTGTTTTCCGAAGGTTTTTCCTTTTGGCCTCTTcgctttcctttttttttttatagataccTATTCTATGAGGGGAGAGGGAAGGTGAGGACCAAGAAGCtcgaacccaagacctcctggtaaGATGGGTTTTACCACACCACCCTATACCAACTGCACTAGGTAGTTATCCTCTTTGCTCTCCTTATCAAATATACTGTTTTGTTGTCTGCTATTGGCTTATCATGTAAAATGCCAATATAAACAGGCAGTAGATCCCTCTCCCAAAATGTAAATGACCTTCCAATAATCTAATTGTGCCTCATCATTGTTTAATAGATAAGAAAAGGTAATGGATCCCCATGATTGGGGGAATCTCCCATAACACATCAATGGTTGTGTGAGAAATGgtataaaaaaagaataaaaaaatcatgtgAGGGCAATATAGTACACTGGCATCATGGGAGAACGTAATTTTTCTCATGagaaaatccaacaaggaaATCATACAAAACATATGCTTGTTTAAAAGCTTCTAATCCAAATTTAATATGAAAATATCTACTCTTTTATCACTTGCAGACGCAACTGGATTCAGATAAACATTCCCAGTATTTTTCCCACCCAATAAATctttttttcaactttttatttatttatttattttagaggagaaagttct is drawn from Telopea speciosissima isolate NSW1024214 ecotype Mountain lineage chromosome 1, Tspe_v1, whole genome shotgun sequence and contains these coding sequences:
- the LOC122658423 gene encoding dof zinc finger protein DOF3.6-like isoform X1, whose protein sequence is MVFSSVPVYLDPPNWQQQNPNHQHGSSSENHQLPQPPPPPSGGGGGGGGGSIRPNSMADRARMAKLPQPEAALQCPRCESTNTKFCYFNNYSLTQPRHFCKTCRRYWTRGGALRNVPVGGGCRRNKRSKGSSSKSPATSDRQTSSGNTSAIASNSCTTDMMGHISSSLPPPQLPFMASLQHYSDYGAGDIGLNFGGIQPPLAASGGGSGSGDMEFHIGNNSGGGGGGGGGTILSGGATDQWRLQQVQQFPFLSGLEPPSGLYPFDGEAPAYAGGAAAAQLRLRPPSGSTGDGGGVTQFASVKMEENRGLNLSRQFLGVPGSDQYWGGGNAWTDLSGFNSSSSTNHL
- the LOC122658423 gene encoding dof zinc finger protein DOF3.6-like isoform X2, with the translated sequence MVFSSVPVYLDPPNWQQNPNHQHGSSSENHQLPQPPPPPSGGGGGGGGGSIRPNSMADRARMAKLPQPEAALQCPRCESTNTKFCYFNNYSLTQPRHFCKTCRRYWTRGGALRNVPVGGGCRRNKRSKGSSSKSPATSDRQTSSGNTSAIASNSCTTDMMGHISSSLPPPQLPFMASLQHYSDYGAGDIGLNFGGIQPPLAASGGGSGSGDMEFHIGNNSGGGGGGGGGTILSGGATDQWRLQQVQQFPFLSGLEPPSGLYPFDGEAPAYAGGAAAAQLRLRPPSGSTGDGGGVTQFASVKMEENRGLNLSRQFLGVPGSDQYWGGGNAWTDLSGFNSSSSTNHL